From the genome of Asterias amurensis chromosome 17, ASM3211899v1, one region includes:
- the LOC139949930 gene encoding uncharacterized protein, whose product MASRFLWSLEQVESFFKVLLQSYQDYLIAKELRRMDEFYDMIGSCIGASGLIVQNFLKKTGRSYRDIILQAELCVDGEDVPERKLRGSERVYSLYEQYHQMYSLGSKESVSLSASLKIANIKEEEQASTSSSKTPSTKSTVRKRKLVDNSDRSDAECPPKKSPPKPEMVQNIVEQAAIQDNSFQNNDDVQTTCMGSSREHTPYRARHTVPTEVPHQSEKNARNNSNQHTQKATTAGDEGVFGKSPDFNQQFLKLMENQNEILANIADELNLIRHAVLDVNGLTAITYVK is encoded by the coding sequence ATGGCATCCAGGTTTTTATGGAGTCTGGAGCAGGTGGAGTCATTCTTCAAAGTCCTCCTCCAATCCTACCAAGACTATCTGATCGCCAAGGAACTCCGACGAATGGACGAGTTCTACGACATGATCGGCAGCTGCATCGGAGCAAGTGGACTGATCGTCCAGAACTTCCTAAAGAAGACCGGGAGATCGTACAGAGATATCATCTTACAAGCAGAGCTCTGTGTTGATGGGGAGGACGTACCTGAACGCAAACTCAGAGGATCAGAGAGAGTCTACTCACTGTATGAACAATACCATCAAATGTATTCACTGGGCTCCAAAGAGTCTGTGTCATTGTCTGCATCTTTGAAGATTGCTAATATCAAGGAAGAAGAACAAGCATCGACAAGTTCCTCCAAGACACCATCCACTAAAAGTACCGTTAGGAAACGTAAACTGGTGGACAACTCGGATAGATCTGATGCTGAATGTCCACCAAAGAAAAGTCCACCTAAGCCTGAGATGGTTCAAAACATTGTAGAGCAGGCTGCGATACAAGACAACAGTTTTCAAAACAATGACGATGTGCAGACTACATGTATGGGTAGCAGTAGAGAACACACTCCGTACAGAGCGAGGCATACAGTACCAACAGAGGTTCCTCATCAATCAGAAAAGAATGCAAGAAACAACTCCAATCAGCACACACAGAAAGCAACCACCGCAGGTGATGAAGGGGTCTTTGGGAAGTCTCCAGACTTTAACCAACAATTCCTGAAACTCATGGAGAATCAAAATGAAATCTTGGCCAATATTGCGGATGAGTTGAACTTGATAAGACATGCTGTTCTCGATGTTAATGGTCTGACTGCAATTACTTATGTTAAGTAG